The following is a genomic window from Xenopus laevis strain J_2021 chromosome 2L, Xenopus_laevis_v10.1, whole genome shotgun sequence.
agtacttcgaatatcgaatagtcgaacgatttttacttcgaatcgttcgattcgatcgcatttgacccattcgatggtcgaagtacccaaaaaaatacttcaaattcggatttttttcaattcaaattattccctcgagtttagtaaatctgccccttacattttGTTCTCTCAAAGTGCTGGAAACTACGAAATCCTGAATTCCAATAAATCATGGAGAGAGCTATCCAAACAAGAAATTAAACGTTCTATAAAATCTATATCAAATTCAATATATGCTTCATCTCATTGAAACAAGACAGCTTAGTTCAATTAAAACTTCTGTACCACttataaaataattcaattatTCTTCAGTATCTCCCTCTGAGCAATCAGTCTCTCTACATTCAAGAGTCCGAATCAGATTCTGATGAACAGTTAGCGCTAAGCATGTACAACAAATTGTACAAATATCCTTATTTAGTAGTGCAAAATAATGATGTCTAGAGTATTTAGGTCATCTGTAAACGTTGCAGCAAAATGTGGCTCTACAAAATATTCAAGTATGATGAGGTTAttgattttttacatattttcctcAAGACTTCAGATACTTTACAACTATGTTTTTAGTGAGATTacatgctttaaaataaaaacatgacagaaCCATACATCAGTGTAAATAAGTGTGTGAACCTTTTATATtccacacacagacatacattttgagatatttaaataatttctgtatttttctcaAGCATTTAGTGGTATACCTGTTCTTTAGAAGTTTGTCCAAGATTTTCCTTCACAGGATGATCTACAGATGCAGCAAAAGATTTCCCACCCTGTTTAAGGCCAATCTGTTCAATGGGTTTATTCTTCTTGGGCTCCACTTTTTGACCTTTACTCTTCTGGCTATTCGTATCAGTGCCCAGCTGGGGCCCAGGGGCAGTGTCTGAGGTTGGTGGAGGGACTTTATTTGAGTTGTTTTGCCCATTCATAGCAGTTACTGATGAAGCTGAAAGCTGAAGTGAGGGAGAAGGTTCAGTGCTTGAAGCGAGGGAGGTTTCAGGGAGTTGGAGCGAACTTGAAGATTTGCAAAATGCTTCAGAGTGTGAATGTACAACTGGGACAGACTCAAGCTTTGATAAGATAGGAGTGGATTCTGAAGTTATTTTGTCTTCCTCTGATGAAGTGGTATCTCCAGGGCTCAGTGTTAAGAGCTCATCTATGTCCCCATCAAAGGGAATGTCTGAGGTTTCACTTATTTCATCCACAACCTTTAAATCTCCTGGCAAATGGGAAGATGACAATGTTGAGCAAATGTCACTGTCACGACTGCCTCTGTCCATCTCATGTTTATGTAGCACAGGAGAGGTTGTGGTTGAAACATTTCCCCCAGCCTCTTCATTCTGTCCTGCAGTTGATATATTTGACCAGCATGGTGAAGGAGCCATGGCTGCATAATTGCTGGTGTCCTGCGAGCACACGGTTTCCTCTGTCAGAGTTTGAGAGCTATCTGACTGTTCACCAGCCAAAGGACTATTCAGATTTCTTAACTCTACTAGGTCACTTTGGGATCCGTTAGGCACAGCCAGCTCTTGAAGAAACCCAACTGAATCGGACTCTTCATCCCATCTAGGGGGTTCAGCAGCATAATCACAGTCATCTTCCAAGAGTTCTTCAATCTGAACCAAAGTCATATGCAAGGGGGAGTCACTCTCATCCGATGAGGCTTCCAATAAAGAATCATCAAACTCATCAAAGACCTCTACATTCTGTGAACAATGTGGAGCAGAGCTTGGGGTGCTGCAGAGGAACACAGCACTGCGCAGTTTCTTAGGGGGAGGTGATAGATCAGTTTCCTCCTCTATATTACGTTTATTCCTTGTTGCTTTATCATTTACAATGCTGATTCTTATCTCTTCCATAGTGCCAGGTTGAGGATCGGCCCAGCTTGTCCCTAAAATCAACACCTGCCTGTCAGAGCATGCTGTTTTTGTGGCACGGTAGTTATAGGCAGCCTTCATTGATCTTTGAATAACAAAGGTTTCTGCAAAAAGAAATCTGGTGAttacaaaaaaatgcatgcaCTGAATGACCTCTTACTACACAGAGAGAGCTACTCTGCCTAATGGTTATACAGACAACAAACAGAAAAATGAAACCCAGGATAAAGTTATTAAAAAAGGACCATAAACAAACCAAGTAATTATCTTTGTTGTGTACTTAAACCCTAGGATGTTTGCACAGCAATGCTTCTTAAGTGAACGTGGAGTTGGATTCTTGCTGTGCAACAGGACAACTTTACCCACTGCCATTTTTGTACAATGCTGAGAACCAGAAGGAAGATGGTGTTACCCTTCAGTCCAGCTCTCAAAGCACCACAGCTGCCTGTATTGGGGTAATACTGGAAACCGGACATTAAACCAGTTATAAAGAGTGCTTCTGGGCAGCCAACTGGGCCCAAAACATTGTAGCAggccacattgttacctgtggtgaggaggaagttgTTTTATGCTTCCAgttcagcactgtacaataacatTAGGGAGGGAAGATTGTACTATATGCAGGGCAGCTTCTTTTACAGCCACTAGGACAGCTGTTTGAGCAGTAAGctgcacaaacaaacaaaatgcgGAAACAAATTTGAGCAAAGCCTGCCATGTcctaacattattatttattaaaaaataaaaaacaaagaaccaTGACACCACGATGCATCCATTGTGCACAAGCagccagaaacacaacttttgcataaaaaaaaaaaaaatctgcattcagTCTGCCAAAGGAATCTAAAACTACAATCCCAAAGCGATTGACTAGAGATAAAGCACCTTGGGAGTGTGTCATCAATTATTAGTTCTCAAGATACagggaaagattaaataattACCTCCATTTTCTCTTATACTTACTCTCTAGAGCAGGTTATTACCCATAAgtcacattcaagtgtaaaaagtatcagggagccacacaagcattaaaggggttgttcacctttgagataaatttTACTATgttgtagatagtgatattctgaaacaatttgcaattcgttttcattttttttttttatttgtgggtgtTGCAttctttagcttttaattcagtcgatctccagtttgcaattttaaatctggttgctagggtccaaattaccttagcaacaacacactgatttgaataagagactgaaacatgaataggagtggacctaaatagaaagatgagtaataaaaagtatcaataacaatacatttgcagccttatggATCATTTTTTAGATAAGGTCAAcaacccaatttgaaagctgtaaatcATCAGAAGAATAACGCAACtgttttgaaataataataaagaccaattgaaaagttgcttagaattggccatcctatatcataaaagttaacttaaattaaaaaaaaaaaaaataagctcagATAAATTAGGACGGTGATTTGCTATCTGATAGCCCCATGCGgatagggcttgtgttgaacacaATTTTTGCCTATAATTTTAATTATGCACTGTGTAAAATCTACGTTTTTgattaaaatctaaatttttgaattaaatagggaaactgaagcttctccatgtttggtccttgtgaggtaaataattagattaccagtgtatACAGATAATCCTCCTGTATAATGAGCACCTGCTTATCTGTAGGGCAAAACAATCAGAACAAACaggtgaaggttttttttttttttactggtaatctaatttTTTACCTTGGAAGAACCAACCATGGAGAAGCTTTGGTCCCTGTGTGCCTTGTTAAGCTCAAGAAAGTTAAAAAGTATATTCTGCACAAGATCTATTCATTGAAGTTACAGTACACACACAAAATAGTTACAGAATTTTCTTGCTTTCACAGTGTGGTATTAGGGACATATTGCATTTCTAAGCAAGCATATGAAAAATAATCAGCCATGTTCTACCATATCTTTAGTATGCCCTAACAGGCATGACATTTGCCTGTCAGTAAAAGCACAGGActgattttgatttaaaaaaaaatattttttggcgcCTAAATAAGTCTCACCTGTGCACTGGATTCTAAAGAAGGGAAGGGAACTGAATAGCATTTTCACCCCAAGAGTAAATATCTTTACACTGGTAGTCTATATGCctcaaaagaacaaaacaatgacTAGCTTCAATTTCTCATTTGCCTCTAGCTTAAGggataattgaaaaaaacataaataaaagtttttgtaattgaaataataggcaaaaagtatattcagcacacAGCTTGTTCGTTATTTTCATGTTGAACAGGAAGGTATGCTGCTCTTTCCTCTTTGGATAATGACTGCAATTAAAGTTGGCCACTCAATCACATAAATGTCATAAGACAAGATACATTTCCTTacatctgggcatgtatggcccCCAAACTGATCAGTCTGCATAATCTACGCCAGTCAAAATGAAAAGCAGGAGAGACTAACAACCTGATTCACTGCATGTACAGGGTCATACAGTAGCGTACAGCAAAATACACCTTCACTTTAATGCGGGGCCTGAAATCATCATCCATACGTTTACCCAAATTAAGTCATACATTTAAAGATACAGTTGCAAGAGGGCAAAACCGGTTGTTGGCCCGAGGACCATTCTGTGGGTCTTCTGTTGGACAAGGACCcaacaatgggattttcaaatttGCTTAATAGTCCCGGGTGCCCCATACATTCGTTTTAAGCTGACCACTTTGGCTGAAGGGGATGATCAAACCGCTTTTTGTTGGCCCTTGTATGACCAGCTTTTTATTGATGtctggcctagggttgccacctggccagtcaaaaatgatggttgattccaatgttattaatagggaaaaaaatataaatatataggaaggccggtatttttttccagaaaaggtggcaaccctagtctggcCACATCTCTATCACATGACCCCAGGTCATTACTGTGCCAATGATCCACCCTGACCACTTTTGATGCCTTATTTCAGGTTACCATTTACTGTGAAGAGGAACttgttaaaacattaaaaaaaatcccaattgaTCATGAATGACATGGGGTTAGTGGCTGTATTAACTCACATCATGGGCTGGAAAGCACAAATGTAAACCTTTGCTTTACTGCTACTGACAAACTCGCTTTGCTCAAACGATACTCTGATTTAGCAATAAAGaaggaaaaatgtataaataagtatatttatCGCCGCAGTAACTAACAGCACCGCCATACTTGCACATAAACAACAGCCATTACAGACCTCTCACAACAAGGTAATGAGCGCCTTTTGTTAAACAGAATCTCCTGCTTTGCAACCGGACTAACTCCAGCAATTGCACAATAGGACCGGACCTCCTACGCTTGGTATGTACCACTggtacaatgggggggggggggcagtggcaAAGCGCTTAGGAATTGTGGGCTTTGGGAAAAGTACACTGGAAAGTGTGGTACCGAGGTAAAAGAGCACGCTTTCTAAATGTATCCCTTCCTTCCCATTAATATCTGCATTCTCACCGTCCTCCAATCGGTTTGCCCGGGATGAGAACCATTTCGCACCCTGTTAAATCCAGCCCGGgctttctgttaacttttaggCCAAGATCATTTAAAATCGATTCGCTCTCGCTCCTTCGCTGTACTGATCTAAGCACTGGTTAATACACTCGCAGCCACAGCCTGTAGATTGCCGAGCGCATTGAGCGGAGCGTCTCTGGCTTCTGACTGACGCAATCAGTGGCTACAAGGAAGAAAATCTGCTACTGCAGCAACACGTGTACCGGTAAGATAACAAGAGAACGGGAGGATAATATTTATTACACAATTTAGATATTTAAACCAGCGGCTGTATAGTGTCGCCCTTCAGACGAAAATTCTCAGCAGTTGCACCCGAAAATCCGTATTCTGTCACCATATCGCTATATAATATTAACCGGTTGTATGGGAATATTCTGTAAGGAGGCGATGAATGAATTCTGTAGACGCACTGCAGGATTCCAATGATTCTGATGGAAGGAGTAAGGTGATTGGTCTCATAAATCAGACAGACATCCTGCCAGGATTAAAAGAAAAGTTGGCCTAAAACTGGCAGTACACTGACTTAGTAaaggcagattaatcaaagtttttggatatttttggTATGTGTATTGGGAAGCAACAATCCTGACATATCTATGTGCTGTGGATGTCTGTAGGTCAGTCAGGTAGGTTAGAGCATTTTATCTGCTtatgtctgtctgtgtatggggGCATCAGCAGCAGATAAGGAAGCAAATTAAAACTACAGCTCCTTCTCCCTTCCTGCTGTTTCAAACTTTGGGGGACAATACAAATGTGTCTGTACAGTGTATGGCACCACATCCAATATCCACCTATATAGCCCCAGGTCAGTTGCGGAGGTAGTAAAAGAGGCCTGCCACTTGTAATGTCAGTTCTTTTATACATTTGgaaattgtattaaaggggaactccagcttccaaaccaaagttTGATAAagtggcccacataacacaggaaCCCCTAatatacggaacgcattttaggacattgtcAGGGGAAATTGTTGTCCTGCATGCGCTGTGTCCTGTATCTCCTGcacagcattaggtaccaagaaaaaacacacacGAAATTTGAGTGCTAAGGGTCCACTGAaggtttgatgcccattgtgcatgatattaccaaagtatctggcttTTAGAGACccaaaaataaagtacaaattgtcccagaggtcacttcagctactgactATTCAACACATTCGCAGCATtatttgtggggtaaaaacacaaaaaattatgttgacccctcccccccccaaaaccatatatttttggaaagtacacatttgggcaaatccaaaatgggtaaccatgtctttctacaccaaactactgagtcacaatgcTTTTCCAAAATTTATGGTTTTGATAAAATACCAGGAAATCACCTTAAAtcttccactttctagcatcttatctccttagggttgccaccttttctaaaattctttaccggctggtaGGAGGCgaggacacaaaggggcgggccgtgacatcaaaatgggcggaccgtgacatcaaaaggggcggggccgcaCCACAAACACAAAAGAAAAGTTAAGTACCAGGGGATttggggcaggccgagggctctttttaagcGTAGTACAAATTTACCgtcagctacattgccagtaaatttgtaataccggccatGGCcatggcaggtattttaccggcagggtggcaaccctataactCCCacgtatcattaggtaccaagaaaaaacatcctaaatatgaatgccaggggtatactgaacagtttgatgcccattgttcataggatTACTAAAGCATCTGGGCTAGAAAAGTGGCAAATTAGTAAGTCAACCCTAGAAAGGGTACATATTCAGActattccaaaatgggtaaatacaccTTTCTACCAACCTTACTAACCTCTTCCAAGTCTAGGGGTTTTtaagaaatttctgaaaattgtcacaaagcttgcattttaccccattatataccccagatTTCATAACGTACCAATATTAAACATCTTAAATAAGCACACTctgggtctactgaacacttgcATGTCCAATATCCATAGATTTAcaaaactatgtggcacacagagactgTAAATGGATATAttgcagacaaaatttccatgggaaaaaacaagtaacaaaaaaagaaggtggaatgcaataaaaccactaaaaccaatgctttttttttcttgcctaaagtaatcagcagtcagaatcacagttgtATTTTGGCTTggccaaataatttttacagtcagaaacaagtgaacagcacatatgcagagctgaaaatgcaataaaatggctaaaaatgcaccaaaatcaccaaaagtGTAGTGCGGTTAGCAAATACACTATTtgaaatggcaataaaacatttttttcaggcaaaaaaaaaaacagtgggttgGAGGTCCAGGAAGAAGAGGCCTCAGCAGACACTTAGATGTCACGTGCCTGCTACAGCCTAGGGGCCCCTGTGTTATTGCGCCTCAGGGGGCACACAGTCCCCTGCTCAGCTCATTGCCATGGGGCAGGGGAACTAGTTGGTCACAGCAAGCGGCTTTAAAAGCAGCTTCTCCACTCACagacccggaagtgctgcagtaGAATCTACGTTCTCTGTACTTTTATACATAGAACATAGATTCTGCAACATTTGAAAGGTTAAAAAACACACTGGTATGCTTATTAGCACTGTTAAAAGCTCTACATAGCTAGACCTAGCCAGAGTTATTGGGCCCTTAAAGGTATCCTTGCTCACCATTCTGCATTAGCGGAGCTTGCGCTTCTGCAGAGGGCTGCGgtgctctcccaaccccctaggcaatgagcaaagGGGGAGGCAACATGAGTCCTGCGACGCATCTGTGTCTGCACATCGTCTGTGTCTCCTCTCTGCCTGTTCCAGCCAGCCTGCGACTTCCTGCTCTGTGGACTCTGCTTTAGGAccaccccttggctgtccaggGCCCTGCTGAACTGTaagtagcctttttttttttttttacacttatacacagatttacatacatacatgcatgtaCAGATACACAATATACATTTACTAAAGTTAgctatattctttttcttttcaagctttattctttttcttgtcgggctttattttttgttgtagtTTTCCACACTGTCGgatcagttttctttttttgttatttcattgattttcctgattttttttatttttgtgcttttacTGTGGTTTTATGCTTGCTTTGTTGTTCTCCATGTTttatttagcgtagctttgcagtatgatCGTTTggaatagaaatacattttttgcaattttgtatgtgtactttacaaaaatatatggttttgggtggtctttgtgctgttaagacggccttgtggcacataataccaAGTCAGGGAGCTTtattcacagaaggcgaaaagacagccgacaaaattcatatgcactatttttatttggggtctgcacatgccagctgctttggtatatctatgcatattgggcatcaaactgttcagtagacccgtggcatcaatatttagggtgttttacaattgtatgttagAAATTCGGTGAGATAAaagcagccaattgcaatatttttaggcgattttcagaaatgtcataaaaaaacgatgcctttagcgtagctttgcagtatgcttgtctggagtagaaagacataattgaTTGAAAACATacatggttttcaggggtcaccataATTTTTTGTACCATTTATCCtacataaaactggcagtgtttataacttagtgtaaatgtaagccatcaaataagtatgcacaaggtcgATTCTGAAGTTTTTACATGCCATGAACTTCTATATACCTATGTATATTCAGtattaaactgttcagtggaccccaggctttcaaaTCAGGGGTGACTTATCTTGATACcaaatagtatgtgggaaataagatgttgCAGAGTGGACgttttaaggtgatttttggaaatgccatcaaaatcaccaaatttaggaagggtttgaggcttggtgctttggagtagaaagacatgtaaacccaatttggattcaggggaatgtgtagtttacgaaaatatatggttttctggggtgacttacttttttctacctttgaccaccccaaaattatgtaaatgtgttgattttgcagtacctgaaatgacagactatatgcgCGTTCTTCATTTTGGGGCACTATATGCCACcggcttaggtaaacctatacatattggacataaaactgttcagctgTCTCCAGGCTTTCAAATTTGGgatgatttatcttgatacctaatagtatgaaGGAAATAAGATGCTACAggctggaagttttgaggtgattttaggaAAGGTTGGTGTTTTGGAGTAGATGCATACCCAATTTTTATTCTGGAGAATGTACActtaacaaaaatatatggttttctgtggtgaacgtacttttttctacctttgcccaccccaaaacaatgtcaatgtgtttattttgcactacctgaaatgacagaccatatgggggaaTGCACTTTgtagcccctatatgccacgtgcttgggtacacctatacatattgggtatcaacaaaaatgtagttttatccaaacgatctccacctgtgtagctcactttcctactcagaaaaaggatccatgatgatccgaaacatgttgtgataataaagaaattttgcagccaagtctgcggactgttatgctccttcctatcctacaactgttgcatgagtacatattgggtatcaaactgttcagtggaccccaggctttcatatttggggtgttttattggtacctaatgatgtgtgggagatatgatgctgtagatttcAAGCTTttaggtcatttttcaaaaaattcaccaatttttattaaaaaaattataactttaggaaagaattgcaacttggtagtttggaatgcatagatatatttacccatttccagaatctgctctttctaataatgcgtagttttctagggtaaacctactattagtggaatgtttggccttgaaatcagaagtatgccattttgtggagcggtgctttggaaacttgattttgatctatacaagtgagaaatctccattaaactatatatatttgtcattGGCACGCTCAGGAGACATGgaactttccaaatcagctgtgttcttgtacataaaataaattatgtttctgatatatgtgattgtactatgtgaaacatgatttctttttttcattttattagacactgtGGAAATACACCAAAAtgctagcatattttgaaagctcagcttGTCcgaaaaaacaataaattgtttTTCTGGCTAAACTACCCCCCCTCacacaggaaaggcccttaaaggacCTTAAAGTTTTAAGACTACAAAACGTTCAAAAAAGGTCTgtcaataaaagtaccaaattggATAGCAGCGAAAGGGTTAATGAAATGAGACATTTATTCTGAGACATTTTCACAGTTGCTGTGACTTTTTTCTTCAGAAGAGCAAAAATGTTCCTTGTTAAACGTAAACCATCACAGTCAGGTTAACTATGACCTGaaattcattatacattatatatatattttcttttacaggatttgtctactgtctgtgtgaTTTAGTACACATATCCAACAAAAGGCAGCATGGGTGACAGCTTAACACCTGAAGGGAAGGCACAGCTCATCACACGGAATCTTCAGGTCAGTGGGTCTTTCTCTCCCACATTCCAAGCTCTCTGCCTTTAAATGGTCTCTCAGTTAATGAGAGTAGAGTTATACAAATATTGAAATACtgtgaattttttatatatatatatatatatatatatatatatatatatatatatatatatatatatatatacatataattacttggtaagggcagcactccgcctttGCAACATCCCTTGGTGCACGgtaatgtatagtataagcaaaaagaagaccagcaacaccgagatctcttgtgatatagtcaaatctgtattgtgaaatcacatgcaagccgatgtgacgtttcggtccacacagggacctttattttatgataaaggtccctgtgtcAGCTGGGActgacctctcccaattatgagctctattatcttgcctcccaggcctcacatgcggccggttggaaagtgtttgacgctgacaacccggcatccataatagaggcactcTATCTTACTTCTGTGGAAAGCCTACACAACGCTTTATATAGAACTCGAAGGGATCTTGGCCCTTTGTTACAtgtaatggatgccactaagagagcctgggatgcaattgtgcaaatcactaaagcagataccagtctttctccagattcacctttatggggtaatagtaatTATCCACACTTAGCCACATTCTCAGAGGTGGGAACCTGGACTAAATTTGGCCTAAAGCGGCTGTCACAAGTATACGCTGATGGAATTCTTCGCACGCTGCCTGACTTTCGCCagatcctctctctgcctgatCTGTCCGAATTCCGTTATAACCAGATTAGCCACCTCTGCTCCGCGCAATTCCCAACCCCTCCTCAGCACCTGCAATACACAGGGAtggaaactttgatttctcaacccGCCAAGATCAAGCTCCTATCCACTACATATAGGCACttaatttccaatagatatgatcctcgacccagggtgaagtataagtgggagagtagtggggttcatgtcgacccagatgattgggaagaaattatagatAACCTATATATCCCATTAGTAAGTGTAAGAGACAGGCTCATACAGTTTAAGATAGTACATCAAAcatacctcacccctcagaaactatttactatgGGAAAAGTAGCCTCGCCCAGCTGTCTGAGATGTGGTGCTCCTGTAGCTACTTTCAtacatttaatgtgggattgcccagtgatatTCAGATTTTGGAATGCAATTTTGAAATTCATGGCTacttgtcttctgggtctccttgactccgtgatacctagagtaaacactagatgcctgatgagGTTGCTCCTCTTTTACGCAAAGAAggtcgttgccctgcactggatgggcccatcgccaccatctctgagtagatggattggactggttaattcgcaactggaactgtacaagctcacgtACTTAGCACGTggatgcccaaagaagtttgagaatatttggaacccttggctcgagtcgccagccacctcgaACAACTATTGATAGATACTTTTTCAGCCGTATCCCcttctccccactttccccttcttttctttcctttctagcttgcttttcttccttctaattttctgttgttaaaattcaataaaaatt
Proteins encoded in this region:
- the s100pbp.L gene encoding S100P-binding protein isoform X1, with amino-acid sequence MQNETFVIQRSMKAAYNYRATKTACSDRQVLILGTSWADPQPGTMEEIRISIVNDKATRNKRNIEEETDLSPPPKKLRSAVFLCSTPSSAPHCSQNVEVFDEFDDSLLEASSDESDSPLHMTLVQIEELLEDDCDYAAEPPRWDEESDSVGFLQELAVPNGSQSDLVELRNLNSPLAGEQSDSSQTLTEETVCSQDTSNYAAMAPSPCWSNISTAGQNEEAGGNVSTTTSPVLHKHEMDRGSRDSDICSTLSSSHLPGDLKVVDEISETSDIPFDGDIDELLTLSPGDTTSSEEDKITSESTPILSKLESVPVVHSHSEAFCKSSSSLQLPETSLASSTEPSPSLQLSASSVTAMNGQNNSNKVPPPTSDTAPGPQLGTDTNSQKSKGQKVEPKKNKPIEQIGLKQGGKSFAASVDHPVKENLGQTSKEQVAASIGCKKKVNPSPLQEKKHGAVPTKPRAACRPQISNSELEKNRNIYRDRVMMHLEVHSISEEPNYELAYLLNETSRENPTWQHPSDYTKRNYYVRRQPAPCSLNDWVMRNGGHSIQRFHGLPCTFKRSPMPGVLPTGPT
- the s100pbp.L gene encoding S100P-binding protein isoform X2 — its product is MKAAYNYRATKTACSDRQVLILGTSWADPQPGTMEEIRISIVNDKATRNKRNIEEETDLSPPPKKLRSAVFLCSTPSSAPHCSQNVEVFDEFDDSLLEASSDESDSPLHMTLVQIEELLEDDCDYAAEPPRWDEESDSVGFLQELAVPNGSQSDLVELRNLNSPLAGEQSDSSQTLTEETVCSQDTSNYAAMAPSPCWSNISTAGQNEEAGGNVSTTTSPVLHKHEMDRGSRDSDICSTLSSSHLPGDLKVVDEISETSDIPFDGDIDELLTLSPGDTTSSEEDKITSESTPILSKLESVPVVHSHSEAFCKSSSSLQLPETSLASSTEPSPSLQLSASSVTAMNGQNNSNKVPPPTSDTAPGPQLGTDTNSQKSKGQKVEPKKNKPIEQIGLKQGGKSFAASVDHPVKENLGQTSKEQVAASIGCKKKVNPSPLQEKKHGAVPTKPRAACRPQISNSELEKNRNIYRDRVMMHLEVHSISEEPNYELAYLLNETSRENPTWQHPSDYTKRNYYVRRQPAPCSLNDWVMRNGGHSIQRFHGLPCTFKRSPMPGVLPTGPT